The following coding sequences lie in one Rutidosis leptorrhynchoides isolate AG116_Rl617_1_P2 chromosome 4, CSIRO_AGI_Rlap_v1, whole genome shotgun sequence genomic window:
- the LOC139845176 gene encoding HVA22-like protein f: MGLLATIARSLDTLVGPGVMLLFPLYASMLAIEQGSTTEDDQQWLTYWVLYSFITLFELSFWKVLQWLPFWPYLKLLFCMWLVLPGINGAAYIYANVARKYVKVGSNVNSKYSEGQRKVLQMMSLDARKSVERYIDRYGPDAFDRVVKAAEKEANRK, from the exons ATGGGGCTTCTTGCAACTATTGCTAGAAGTTTGGATACACTTGTCGG GCCGGGAGTAATGCTTCTCTTCCCATT GTACGCTTCAATGCTAGCGATCGAGCAAGGATCAACAACCGAAGATGATCAACAATGGCTCACTTATTGGGTTTTATACTCGTTCATTACTCTGTTCGAGCTTTCCTTTTGGAAAGTACTCCAATG GCTTCCATTTTGGCCGTACTTGAAGCTTTTGTTTTGTATGTGGTTGGTTCTACCGGGGATTAATGGGGCAGCATACATATATGCAAATGTAGCAAGGAAATATGTTAAGGTTGGAAGCAATGTGAACTCAAAGTATTCTGAAGGGCAGCGTAAAGTCCTTCAAATGATGAGCCTTGATGCTCGAAAGTCTGTTGAGCGTTACATTGATAGATACGGGCCTGATGCATTTGATCGCGTTGTCAAAGCG GCCGAAAAGGAAGCAAACAGGAAATAA
- the LOC139840191 gene encoding cytochrome P450 CYP72A219-like: MEVSKMCYYVGVVIIVILLVSCAWSLLNLVWLKPKKMEKFLREQGLKGNPYKFLFGDLKEMVQSMVKAKSRAIGINDDIVPRVLPFTLKSVTTHGKTCFAWMGYKPVLQVSEPLLIREIFTNYRQFQKLRGVNPLTKLLVKGLINTDADQWIKHRIIINPAFYVEKLKNMVPAFYVSCYEMVNNWDEMLTNETSCEVDVWPHLQTFTSDVISRTAFGSSFEEGRKIFQLQRELVELIIAAERSIYIPGSRFLPTRSNMRIKKINREVMDSIRSIINKRMMMMEVGEVNNDDLLGILLDSNFREIKENENNRLRLSTEEVIEECKVFYFAGQETTANLLVWTMILLGQYTNWQTRARNEVLDVLRDKKPEIDGLAHLKIVNMILNEVLRLYPPVVALGRMIHEETKLGSITLPAGTHLQLNTLLLHHDSDLWGYDAKEFKPERFSEGVSKATKGQASFYPFGGGPRICIGQNFAMIEAKMALVMILQRFSFELSPSYSHAPHTIITLQPQFGAHLILHKI, from the exons ATGGAGGTTAGTAAAATGTGTTATTATGTTGgggtagtaataatagtaatattgttaGTTTCATGTGCATGGAGTCTTTTGAATTTGGTGTGGCTCAAACCAAAGAAAATGGAGAAGTTTCTTAGAGAACAAGGTCTAAAGGGCAATCCATATAAATTTTTATTTGGAGATTTGAAAGAGATGGTGCAGTCAATGGTTAAAGCTAAATCAAGAGCGATCGGTATAAATGATGATATAGTTCCTCGTGTGTTACCATTTACCCTTAAGTCAGTCACTACTCATG GTAAAACTTGTTTTGCATGGATGGGATACAAACCGGTGCTGCAAGTCTCCGAACCATTGTTGATACGCGAGATATTTACAAATTATCGTCAGTTTCAAAAACTAAGGGGAGTGAATCCATTAACAAAATTGTTAGTGAAAGGGCTAATTAACACTGATGCTGATCAATGGATTAAACATAGAATAATCATTAATCCTGCATTTTATGTGGAAAAGCTCAAG AATATGGTACCCGCTTTTTATGTAAGCTGTTATGAAATGGTCAACAATTGGGATGAAATGTTAACTAACGAAACTTCATGTGAAGTGGACGTGTGGCCTCATCTTCAAACATTTACTAGTGATGTAATTTCACGCACAGCGTTTGGAAGTAGCTTTGAAGAAGGAAGAAAGATATTTCAACTTCAACGAGAACTAGTAGAGCTTATTATAGCGGCTGAACGATCAATTTACATTCCAGGGTCAAG ATTTTTGCCAACACGGTCAAACATGAGGATTAAAAAGATTAATAGAGAAGTTATGGATTCAATAAGAAGTATTATCAacaagagaatgatgatgatggaagttGGGGAAGTTAATAACGACGATCTTTTAGGCATTCTTTTGGATTCCAATTTCAGAGAAATTAAAGAAAACGAGAATAATAGATTAAGATTGAGCACAGAAGAAGTCATTGAAGAGTGCAAAGTTTTCTACTTCGCAGGGCAAGAGACCACGGCAAATTTGCTCGTTTGGACTATGATTTTATTAGGTCAATACACAAATTGGCAAACACGAGCTAGAAATGAAGTGTTAGATGTCTTAAGAGATAAAAAACCGGAGATTGATGGATTAGCTCATCTAAAAATC GTAAACATGATACTTAATGAGGTTCTTAGACTATATCCACCGGTGGTAGCATTAGGAAGGATGATACATGAAGAAACAAAATTAGGGAGCATAACGTTACCGGCTGGAACACATCTACAACTAAACACGTTGCTTTTGCACCATGATAGCGATTTATGGGGCTACGATGCAAAAGAATTTAAACCCGAGAGATTTTCTGAAGGTGTTTCTAAGGCAACCAAGGGACAAGCGTCGTTCTACCCTTTTGGAGGTGGCCCACGTATATGCATTGGACAAAACTTTGCTATGATCGAAGCAAAAATGGCCCTTGTTATGATTCTACAACGCTTCTCCTTTGAGTTGTCTCCATCGTACTCACATGCTCCGCACACCATTATCACTCTGCAGCCTCAATTCGGTGCTCACTTAATCCTACATAAAATTTAA